A segment of the Asinibacterium sp. OR53 genome:
TCTTCTTCCTGGCCCTCACGAGTGAATTGTAAAAAGCCATTTTCGTTTTTCGCTTCATTGATTTTCATGATTGCGAAATAAAGTGAGACCACTACATCCGTGCAGCCAAGCGAACCGCCCGGGTGTCCCGATTGGCAGGAATGTACCATGCGAACAATATCACGTCTTACCTGTGAGGCAACATCTTTTAATTGTTGTAAATCATATTGCCTGTCTGTTTGAATCATATACAGTTTTATCTTTAATAAATGGGGATTATTGTCAGTATACGACAGGGTTGAATGTTTCCATTTTCACACCTCTGTCACGCACCACGATAGTATCGGTAATTGTATGCGTTGTTGTTCCAAAGTCTACCTGGTATTTAAGGCGAAGCACATTACGTGGCTGATTTCCCCACATATCTCCATTCTTTACAAATGCACCGTTGCCGCTTATTGTATAGTTTGCTGATGCAGGATTGGTAACGGTACAATTACCCTGATTGTCAAATTTCAGCATCAGTTGAAAGGGCACATTAAGATTACTGCCTTTATTCCTGGTGGTTAATGAAATGGTATTTTGGTCCAACGCCGTAGTAACAACATTAACTATCTGATCCGTCTCTACATACTGCGTATGATAGACAACGCTTGTATCCAGCGCAGTATTTCCGTTTGCACCTTTTACCAGATCTACACCTCTTCTTAAATAAACGCCATGATAAGGATTCACATATTTAACAGCATAGAGAATATAATCTTTCGGAGTAATTGTCCAATCACCCGGTTTACGGCGGTCGGGCGAAGCCAAATCACTTTTCCCGCGCAGGACTGAATCGGCGCCACTTACCGATGTAATACGGAGTGGAATCACAAAGGTATTTTTAATAGACAGTGGGTCCTGAAAAAAAGCATCGGTTAATTGCACTTCTATTCCGCCCATAACACTCCCGGCAGGAATGGTGATCTGCATATTCTTGGCCAGGGTGTAATAATTAGACGGCATGGCAATGACATTATCCCCGGTAGGCGTTTCAAATTTTAAATGACTGGCAAGCGTCGTATCCACCATCACATTCAGCGTAATGTTCTTTTTGTTTTCATAAACGCCGCCCATGGTGGCCATAATCTGGCATTTGTGCTGGTTATCCAATGTGTTGTCATAAATATCATCTCCCATTACCAGTGTTCTTACAGGTGACTGGTAAGCGAAATAAACCGTGGTGTACTTGTAATCAGGGAATGTCTGCTCTTTATTGCATGCAGAAAGCACAAAGACAAAAGCAACAAGAGCCATGACCCAAAAAAAACTTTTCATTTGTATTCTTTTATAAATTAGATATTGCTGTTACCATCCTTTGTTTTGCCGAAGATTTGCTCTCAAAACTTCATTGTAAGGAATAGGACCGTAATACATATAATCTGCATACTGCCTGTTTTCAAGAATGTTATACGTATAAATGTTGTTGTTGATGGAGACACCTTCTGCCGGCTCAGTCAGCATTTGTTTCCAGCGGCGCAAATCCCAGAAACGGAAACCTTCAAAACTTAACTCCAGTCTTCGCTCATTGCGAATTAACGTGCGCATGTCTTCCCTGGAAGAGAT
Coding sequences within it:
- a CDS encoding DUF5627 domain-containing protein, which encodes MKSFFWVMALVAFVFVLSACNKEQTFPDYKYTTVYFAYQSPVRTLVMGDDIYDNTLDNQHKCQIMATMGGVYENKKNITLNVMVDTTLASHLKFETPTGDNVIAMPSNYYTLAKNMQITIPAGSVMGGIEVQLTDAFFQDPLSIKNTFVIPLRITSVSGADSVLRGKSDLASPDRRKPGDWTITPKDYILYAVKYVNPYHGVYLRRGVDLVKGANGNTALDTSVVYHTQYVETDQIVNVVTTALDQNTISLTTRNKGSNLNVPFQLMLKFDNQGNCTVTNPASANYTISGNGAFVKNGDMWGNQPRNVLRLKYQVDFGTTTHTITDTIVVRDRGVKMETFNPVVY